A single window of Streptomyces sp. NBC_00464 DNA harbors:
- a CDS encoding ABC transporter permease codes for MSTGTLLTHRRTADAPRPANTPVTDALAVLGRHLQRIKAAPGVLILTQTMPITMLLFFGYVFGSALAVPGQEYRAFLVPGLLAATAANGIMTGMFQSAQDCHRGVMDRLRTLPMSRTAVPLGQTAADLLTTAVGLVPLILVGLAVGWRIEGGPVAALGAFGLLLLFRFAASWVGCWLGLLIRNEEAAGQLGASTFILPLLSSAYIPTDNLPGWLRTLAEWNPISSVAAAVRDLFGNAAPAADAAWPVAHPVAGTLLWSALLLAVAVPLAVRRYSHGDE; via the coding sequence ATGAGCACCGGCACCCTCCTCACCCACCGGCGGACGGCGGACGCCCCCCGCCCCGCGAACACACCGGTCACGGACGCCCTGGCCGTGCTCGGCCGCCATCTGCAACGGATCAAGGCGGCCCCGGGCGTCCTGATCCTGACCCAGACCATGCCGATCACGATGCTGCTGTTCTTCGGCTACGTCTTCGGCAGCGCCCTGGCCGTCCCCGGCCAGGAGTACCGCGCGTTCCTGGTGCCGGGGCTCCTGGCGGCGACCGCGGCGAACGGCATCATGACCGGGATGTTCCAGTCCGCGCAGGACTGCCACCGGGGCGTGATGGACCGGCTGCGCACCCTGCCGATGAGCCGGACCGCCGTGCCGCTCGGGCAGACCGCGGCCGATCTGCTGACCACGGCCGTCGGCCTGGTCCCGCTGATCCTGGTCGGGCTCGCCGTGGGCTGGCGGATCGAGGGCGGCCCGGTCGCCGCACTGGGCGCGTTCGGACTGCTCCTGCTGTTCCGGTTCGCCGCTTCGTGGGTGGGCTGCTGGCTGGGGCTCCTGATCCGCAACGAGGAGGCCGCCGGACAGCTGGGCGCGTCCACATTCATCCTGCCGCTGCTCTCCAGCGCGTACATCCCGACCGACAACCTGCCGGGATGGCTGCGCACGCTCGCGGAGTGGAACCCGATCAGCTCCGTCGCCGCAGCCGTCCGCGACCTCTTCGGCAATGCCGCACCTGCGGCCGACGCGGCCTGGCCGGTCGCCCACCCGGTGGCCGGGACGCTGCTCTGGTCGGCGCTGCTGCTCGCGGTCGCCGTCCCGCTCGCCGTACGCCGCTACTCGCACGGCGACGAATGA
- the hmgA gene encoding homogentisate 1,2-dioxygenase, with protein sequence MSGIEQARKTAEGLAHSAGFGNQHSSEAVPGALPHGRNSPQRAPLGLYAEQLSGSAFTEPRAHNRRSWLYRIRPSAAHPPFVRIDNGTLRTAPFTESVPDPNRLRWDPLPQPAPGTDFLSGLWTLGGNGDAAQRTGMAVHLYAADTAMTDRVFSDSDGELLIVPEHGGLLLRTELGLLRAEPGHVALIPRGVRFRVELLDATARGYVCENYGQPFVLPDLGPIGANGLANARDFLAPVAAYEDVERPVEVVNKYCGNLWSATYDHSPLDVVAWHGNHTPYVYDLHRFNVIGSISYDHPDPSIFTVLTSPTDTPGLAGVDFVVFAPRWLVGEDTFRPPYFHRNVMSEYMGLIEGAYDAKTAGKGGFVPGGGSLHNMMSAHGPDRETFERASAAELKPQKIDDGLAFMFETRWPVTATGQAATAGHLQHGYDDVWQGLSRNFHP encoded by the coding sequence ATGAGCGGCATCGAGCAAGCACGGAAGACGGCGGAAGGGCTCGCGCATTCCGCCGGATTCGGTAATCAGCACAGCTCGGAAGCGGTGCCGGGGGCGCTGCCGCACGGCCGTAACTCGCCGCAGCGCGCACCGCTGGGGCTCTACGCCGAGCAGCTGAGCGGCTCGGCCTTCACCGAGCCGCGCGCCCACAACCGCCGCTCCTGGCTCTATCGGATCCGCCCCTCCGCGGCCCATCCGCCGTTCGTCCGCATCGACAACGGCACCCTGCGCACCGCCCCGTTCACCGAATCCGTTCCCGACCCCAACCGGCTGCGCTGGGACCCGCTCCCGCAGCCCGCGCCCGGCACGGACTTCCTGTCCGGCCTGTGGACGCTGGGCGGCAACGGCGACGCCGCGCAGCGCACCGGTATGGCCGTCCACCTCTACGCCGCCGATACCGCCATGACCGACCGGGTGTTCAGCGACAGTGACGGCGAGCTCCTGATCGTCCCCGAGCACGGCGGTCTGCTGCTGCGCACCGAACTGGGCCTGCTGCGTGCCGAACCGGGCCATGTCGCCCTGATCCCGCGCGGTGTCCGCTTCCGGGTCGAGCTGCTCGACGCCACGGCCCGCGGCTATGTCTGCGAGAACTACGGCCAGCCGTTCGTCCTCCCCGACCTCGGCCCCATCGGCGCCAACGGCCTGGCGAACGCCCGTGACTTCCTCGCCCCGGTCGCCGCGTACGAGGACGTGGAGCGCCCGGTCGAGGTGGTCAACAAGTACTGCGGGAACCTCTGGTCGGCGACGTACGACCACTCGCCGCTCGATGTGGTCGCCTGGCACGGCAACCACACTCCGTACGTCTATGACCTGCACCGCTTCAATGTCATCGGCTCGATCAGCTACGACCACCCGGACCCGTCGATCTTCACGGTGCTGACCTCGCCGACGGACACCCCAGGCCTCGCCGGCGTCGACTTCGTGGTGTTCGCGCCGCGCTGGCTGGTGGGCGAGGACACCTTCCGGCCGCCGTACTTCCACCGCAACGTCATGAGCGAGTACATGGGCCTGATCGAGGGCGCGTACGACGCGAAGACGGCCGGCAAGGGGGGTTTCGTGCCCGGCGGCGGCTCTCTGCACAACATGATGTCGGCGCACGGCCCCGACCGGGAGACCTTCGAGCGGGCGAGCGCGGCGGAGCTGAAGCCGCAGAAGATCGACGACGGCCTGGCCTTCATGTTCGAGACCCGCTGGCCGGTCACCGCGACCGGACAGGCGGCGACGGCCGGCCATCTTCAGCACGGCTACGACGACGTGTGGCAGGGTCTGAGCCGCAACTTCCATCCGTAA
- a CDS encoding ATP-binding cassette domain-containing protein, giving the protein MTTTYAVLSEGLEKRYGDVHALSGLDLAVAEGAVCGMLGPNGAGKTTAVRVLTTLTAPDGGSARIAGHDVVREAGAVRAAIGVTGQSASVDDELSGRQNLRLFARLLKYRGPAARTRADELLERFELTDAADRPARTYSGGMRRRLDLAAGLLARPRVLFLDEPTTGLDPHSRNQIWAAVRELAGLGTTVLLTTQYLEEADHLADDIVLVDSGRVAHSGSPAELKSRIGSYAEVVVAHASALGPAAAVLDRLTGAAPVLDHERRTVGAVATDPTLTLPRIVRELDAAGAAVIDASLRPPTLDEVFLRLTGRSTPIKETAA; this is encoded by the coding sequence ATGACAACTACGTACGCTGTACTTAGTGAAGGTCTGGAAAAGCGCTATGGCGACGTCCATGCGCTGAGCGGCCTCGATCTGGCCGTCGCCGAGGGCGCCGTCTGCGGGATGCTGGGGCCCAACGGCGCCGGCAAGACCACCGCCGTCCGCGTCCTCACCACGCTGACGGCACCCGACGGCGGCAGCGCCCGGATCGCGGGCCACGACGTGGTGCGGGAGGCCGGGGCCGTACGGGCGGCGATCGGCGTCACGGGGCAGAGCGCCTCCGTCGACGACGAACTCTCCGGCCGGCAGAACCTGCGGCTCTTCGCCCGGCTGCTCAAGTACCGGGGTCCGGCCGCGCGCACCCGGGCCGACGAGCTCCTCGAACGCTTCGAGCTGACCGACGCGGCCGACCGCCCGGCCCGCACCTACTCGGGCGGGATGCGCCGCCGCCTGGATCTCGCCGCCGGCCTGCTGGCCCGGCCCCGGGTGCTGTTCCTGGACGAGCCGACCACCGGTCTCGACCCGCACAGCCGCAATCAGATCTGGGCGGCGGTACGGGAGCTGGCGGGCCTCGGCACCACCGTCCTGCTCACCACGCAATACCTGGAGGAGGCCGATCACCTGGCCGACGACATCGTGCTCGTCGACAGCGGCCGGGTCGCCCACAGCGGCAGCCCCGCAGAGCTGAAGTCCCGGATCGGCAGCTACGCCGAAGTCGTCGTCGCCCACGCCTCCGCGCTCGGGCCGGCCGCGGCGGTCCTGGACCGGCTGACGGGCGCCGCGCCGGTGCTCGACCACGAGCGCCGCACGGTGGGTGCCGTCGCCACGGACCCCACGCTCACCCTGCCCCGGATCGTCCGTGAGCTCGACGCGGCGGGCGCGGCGGTGATCGACGCGAGTCTGCGGCCGCCCACCCTCGACGAGGTCTTCCTGCGCCTGACCGGCCGCAGCACCCCCATCAAGGAGACGGCAGCATGA
- a CDS encoding TetR/AcrR family transcriptional regulator codes for MVGRPAVPEVIWARPERAGRGPKPAFSRADIADAAVRIADAEGLDAVSMRKVAAELGCGTMSLYNYVPRKEDLYELMLDAVSAGYDYPEPSGDWRADLLALAHQARGMMRRHTWVPRLMSPVYGFSPNALRYLEYALSCLDGVDARFGEKMELIAMVNGVVTTYTANEIATAERSRSLPWSEEQEQAARTGYLISQIMTGKYPRMAAGFAEDLGPIDLDAVFDRALARVLDSFGRS; via the coding sequence ATGGTGGGGCGACCCGCTGTACCCGAAGTGATCTGGGCGCGCCCCGAGCGTGCGGGCAGGGGCCCCAAGCCCGCGTTCAGCCGTGCGGACATCGCGGACGCCGCCGTGCGTATCGCGGACGCGGAGGGGCTCGACGCGGTGTCGATGCGGAAGGTGGCGGCCGAGCTCGGCTGCGGCACCATGTCGCTCTACAACTACGTGCCCCGCAAGGAGGACCTGTACGAGCTGATGCTCGACGCGGTCAGCGCCGGGTACGACTACCCCGAGCCCTCCGGCGACTGGCGCGCCGACCTGCTCGCCCTCGCCCACCAGGCGCGGGGGATGATGCGCCGGCACACGTGGGTGCCCCGGCTGATGTCACCCGTCTACGGATTCAGCCCGAACGCCCTGCGGTACCTGGAGTACGCGCTGAGCTGCCTGGACGGGGTCGACGCACGGTTCGGCGAGAAGATGGAACTCATCGCCATGGTCAACGGCGTGGTCACCACGTACACCGCCAATGAGATCGCCACGGCGGAGCGCAGCCGGTCGCTGCCCTGGTCCGAGGAGCAGGAGCAGGCCGCCCGTACCGGGTATCTGATCAGCCAGATCATGACCGGGAAGTACCCGCGGATGGCGGCGGGGTTCGCCGAGGACCTCGGGCCGATCGACCTGGACGCCGTGTTCGACCGGGCACTGGCCCGCGTGCTGGACTCCTTCGGCCGCTCCTAG
- a CDS encoding GntR family transcriptional regulator, whose translation MQVTQVAQPPSKPPAPPGAAFAPDSLVLNRKLPLWYQVSQSLRASILGRTADATLRLPTEEQLAAHYGVSVLTMRQALKELETEGLISRHRRRGTFIEPRARRVSPVRLLGSIDAIVAQQSGERTMVLDHGPSAVPGDVAEYFPGCAEVVGYRRLRCDEETGEPTNWAQNWLRPETAAGLDPADLDRWPMTKVLRDRVGVHISRITDTVEARLADPATADLLQVPLLSPILYYTGVTYDDGGQVVDVAQIRYRGDRFSFSVTVEAH comes from the coding sequence ATGCAGGTGACCCAGGTGGCGCAGCCCCCTTCGAAGCCCCCCGCGCCCCCGGGGGCCGCCTTCGCGCCCGACTCGCTGGTCCTGAACCGCAAACTCCCGCTGTGGTATCAGGTCTCGCAGTCACTGCGGGCCTCGATACTGGGCCGCACGGCGGACGCCACCCTGCGGCTGCCGACCGAGGAACAGCTCGCCGCGCACTACGGCGTCAGCGTCCTCACCATGCGCCAGGCGCTCAAGGAGCTGGAGACGGAGGGGCTGATCAGCCGGCACCGGCGGCGCGGCACCTTCATCGAACCGCGCGCCCGCCGGGTCTCGCCGGTCCGGCTGCTCGGGTCGATCGACGCGATCGTCGCCCAGCAGTCGGGCGAGCGGACCATGGTGCTCGACCACGGCCCGTCCGCCGTGCCGGGCGATGTCGCGGAGTACTTCCCCGGCTGCGCGGAGGTCGTCGGCTATCGGCGGCTGCGGTGCGACGAGGAGACGGGTGAGCCGACCAACTGGGCGCAGAACTGGCTCCGTCCGGAGACCGCGGCCGGGCTCGATCCCGCCGATCTCGACCGCTGGCCGATGACCAAGGTGCTGCGCGACCGTGTCGGTGTCCACATCTCCCGGATCACCGACACGGTCGAGGCGCGGCTCGCCGACCCGGCCACCGCCGACCTCCTCCAGGTCCCGCTGCTCAGCCCGATCCTCTACTACACGGGTGTGACGTACGACGACGGCGGCCAGGTCGTCGATGTGGCGCAGATCCGTTACCGGGGCGACCGGTTCTCCTTCTCGGTCACGGTGGAGGCCCACTGA
- a CDS encoding GntR family transcriptional regulator → MTLKIAVDPDAGTAPYEQLRTQISELARSGALPVGYRLPTVRGFAEELGLAANTVAKAYRALEADGVIETRGRNGTFVAAAGDAAERNAASAAREYAEQARRLGMSRARALELAQDAVRAVYTD, encoded by the coding sequence GTGACTCTGAAGATCGCCGTTGACCCGGATGCCGGCACCGCCCCGTACGAGCAGCTGCGCACGCAGATCTCCGAACTGGCCCGCTCCGGCGCGCTGCCGGTCGGCTACAGACTTCCGACCGTACGCGGCTTCGCCGAGGAACTGGGCCTCGCCGCCAACACCGTCGCCAAGGCGTACCGGGCGCTGGAGGCGGACGGGGTGATCGAGACCCGGGGGCGCAACGGGACGTTCGTCGCCGCTGCGGGCGACGCGGCCGAACGCAACGCGGCGTCCGCGGCGCGCGAGTACGCGGAACAGGCCCGGCGGCTGGGGATGTCCCGGGCGCGGGCACTGGAGCTGGCCCAGGACGCGGTACGGGCGGTGTACACGGACTGA
- a CDS encoding TetR/AcrR family transcriptional regulator, with protein sequence MPEKRAARLSPDERRAQLVAIGVDMLSDRSLDELSTDDVARRAGISRGLLFHYFDSKRDFYRSVVQQECDDFADATEPDPSLEPVPWLRAFIAGFAAYVTEHRRVYLALVRGAAGSHPAVEDIVESTRNILARRVREGQRRLGMPDSPRLLVAARAWMAFAEEAVTSWPLDGPDALDELGAFLESSFVSLLGALDRPVALPG encoded by the coding sequence ATGCCCGAGAAGCGAGCCGCGCGCCTGAGCCCCGACGAGCGAAGGGCGCAATTGGTCGCGATTGGCGTGGACATGCTTTCCGATCGCTCGCTGGACGAGCTCTCCACCGACGATGTGGCGCGCCGCGCCGGTATCTCCCGGGGACTGCTCTTCCACTACTTCGACTCCAAGCGCGACTTCTACCGCTCCGTGGTGCAGCAGGAGTGCGACGACTTCGCCGACGCCACGGAGCCGGACCCCTCGCTGGAGCCCGTCCCCTGGCTGCGGGCGTTCATCGCCGGGTTCGCGGCGTACGTCACGGAGCACCGCAGGGTCTATCTCGCCCTGGTCCGCGGCGCCGCCGGCAGCCATCCCGCAGTGGAGGACATCGTCGAGTCCACCCGCAACATCCTGGCCCGGCGGGTGCGGGAGGGGCAGCGGCGCCTCGGGATGCCGGATTCGCCGCGGCTGCTCGTCGCCGCCCGGGCCTGGATGGCCTTCGCCGAGGAGGCCGTCACCAGCTGGCCGCTCGACGGGCCGGACGCCCTCGACGAACTCGGCGCCTTCCTGGAGTCGAGCTTCGTCTCCCTGCTGGGCGCACTGGACCGGCCGGTCGCGCTGCCCGGCTGA
- a CDS encoding SGNH/GDSL hydrolase family protein yields the protein MKMSRLVAFSSSLLLGAVIALTGAATANAAPSVQAVDYVALGDSYSSGVGSGSYIGSSGDCKRSTLAYPSLWAAAHAPASFAFTACSGARTGDVTASQLGPLTSSTDLVSISIGGNDAGFADVMTTCVLQSEATCLSRIATARSYVDSTLPGKLDSVYDAIGAKAPSAHVVVLGYPRFYKIGGSCVVGLSDKVRTAINGAADYLNAATAKRAADHGFTFGDVAGQFAGHEICSGSAWLHSLNWLNIGESYHPFAAGQSGGYLPVLNSLD from the coding sequence ATGAAAATGTCCAGACTTGTGGCGTTCTCGTCCTCGCTCCTGCTCGGCGCCGTCATCGCCCTGACCGGGGCGGCCACCGCGAATGCCGCACCGTCGGTTCAAGCCGTCGACTACGTCGCGCTGGGTGACTCCTACTCCTCGGGGGTCGGTTCCGGCAGCTACATCGGCTCCAGTGGTGACTGCAAGCGCAGCACCCTCGCCTACCCCTCGCTCTGGGCGGCCGCCCACGCGCCCGCCTCGTTCGCCTTCACCGCCTGCTCGGGTGCGCGCACCGGTGACGTGACGGCGAGCCAGCTCGGACCGCTCACCTCCTCGACCGACCTCGTCTCGATCTCCATCGGCGGCAACGACGCGGGATTCGCCGATGTCATGACGACCTGTGTCCTCCAGTCGGAGGCCACCTGTCTCAGCCGGATCGCCACCGCCCGCAGCTATGTGGACTCCACGCTGCCCGGCAAGCTCGACTCGGTGTACGACGCGATCGGCGCCAAGGCTCCGTCCGCCCATGTCGTCGTCCTCGGCTACCCGCGCTTCTACAAGATCGGCGGCAGCTGCGTCGTCGGCCTGAGCGACAAGGTGCGCACCGCCATCAACGGCGCCGCCGACTACCTCAACGCGGCCACCGCCAAGCGTGCCGCCGACCACGGCTTCACCTTCGGTGATGTCGCCGGGCAGTTCGCCGGGCACGAGATCTGCTCCGGAAGCGCCTGGCTGCACAGCCTCAACTGGCTCAACATCGGCGAGTCGTACCACCCCTTCGCCGCCGGGCAGTCCGGTGGTTATCTGCCCGTGCTCAACTCGCTCGACTGA
- a CDS encoding DUF5925 domain-containing protein: protein MGAMSANPESALPIRLTVDDSDSPSDVVDALLLGRFATGEQPYSHSSSLDRVRTGATLLPAAAKVLRAARDDDRSATLAEGEGWTLLISRWNRGADVTVTATSAELAHKVLDEATEGAQDEPEPQPENVAMGFWYVSPRRGPYRTTRQIAAGTWDEVRPNYTAPVADAMDRLMKVTPDDIAGRLLLLHGPPGTGKTSALRTLARSWRDWCQVDCVLDPERLFNDVGYLMDIAIGEDDGSAKGRWRLLLLEDCDELIRGEAKHTAGQALSRLLNLTDGLLGQGRNVLVGVTTNEDLERLHPAVVRPGRCLARIEVGPLTRKESVAWLGTEEGLGRDAAREGTTLAELYALRRGTGPASVPKQDSGADAGLYL, encoded by the coding sequence ATGGGCGCCATGTCTGCCAACCCCGAGTCCGCTCTGCCGATCCGGCTCACCGTCGACGACAGCGACTCCCCGTCCGACGTCGTCGACGCGCTGCTCCTCGGCCGTTTCGCGACGGGCGAGCAGCCGTACTCGCACAGCTCATCCCTCGACCGCGTCAGAACGGGTGCCACCCTCCTTCCCGCGGCCGCGAAGGTACTGCGCGCCGCCCGTGACGACGACCGCAGCGCCACACTCGCCGAGGGCGAGGGCTGGACGCTGCTCATCTCGCGATGGAACCGGGGCGCGGACGTCACGGTCACCGCGACCAGCGCCGAACTGGCCCACAAGGTGCTCGACGAGGCCACGGAAGGCGCCCAGGACGAACCGGAACCCCAGCCCGAAAACGTGGCCATGGGTTTCTGGTACGTCTCGCCGCGCCGCGGACCGTACCGTACGACCCGTCAGATCGCGGCCGGCACCTGGGACGAGGTCCGGCCCAACTACACCGCACCCGTGGCCGATGCCATGGACCGGCTGATGAAGGTCACCCCGGACGACATCGCGGGCCGGCTGCTCCTGCTGCACGGACCCCCCGGCACCGGCAAGACGTCCGCCCTGCGCACGCTGGCCCGGTCGTGGCGGGACTGGTGCCAGGTCGACTGCGTGCTCGACCCGGAGCGGCTCTTCAACGACGTCGGCTATCTGATGGACATCGCGATCGGCGAGGACGACGGCAGCGCGAAGGGCCGCTGGCGGCTGCTGCTCCTGGAGGACTGCGACGAGCTGATCCGCGGCGAGGCCAAGCACACGGCGGGCCAGGCGCTGTCGCGGCTGCTGAACCTCACGGACGGGCTGCTGGGCCAGGGCCGCAACGTGCTGGTGGGCGTGACGACCAACGAGGACCTGGAACGGCTGCACCCGGCGGTCGTCAGACCCGGCCGCTGCCTGGCCCGGATCGAGGTGGGCCCGCTGACCCGCAAGGAGTCGGTGGCCTGGCTCGGCACGGAGGAGGGCCTGGGCCGGGACGCGGCCCGCGAGGGGACGACCCTGGCGGAGCTGTACGCACTGCGCCGCGGCACGGGCCCCGCATCGGTCCCCAAGCAGGACTCGGGGGCGGACGCGGGTCTGTACCTCTGA
- a CDS encoding type ISP restriction/modification enzyme, protein MAAPAAAGSGEGPHSPLLDDLMPWSVRPLRTGRPWVTAPDAASLRARWERLVRAPEPERERLFGPTRARTPQTPVAALPGQSTGTGRFAREPGPCPEPVRILHGPFDEQWLLPDHRLIDAARPELWRVADDHQVFLVEHGRVPQDTGPALSVTALLPDGHSPAGRPGRIRPLYRRPGGGEPNLTPGLLALLRARHGDTVTAESVLAWILAAARRTPAGCVVPLPADTARWSAGVELGQELLRLQLRGARGGERPRLPGGRRPYVRAAVPPGPSELSYDAEEQVLALGSGRISPVPAGAWEFQVGGVRMLELWFGRRTAVSGADGLEAVLPRTWPQEWTSELLELITLLALLAELRPRQDELAEGPEIGVPELRAAGVLPVPATARRPASVLDHQEEGPDGQFALL, encoded by the coding sequence GTGGCAGCTCCGGCGGCGGCCGGCTCCGGCGAGGGCCCGCACAGCCCGCTCCTCGACGACCTCATGCCCTGGTCCGTACGGCCGCTCAGGACCGGTCGCCCCTGGGTGACCGCCCCGGACGCGGCATCTCTCAGGGCCCGCTGGGAGCGGCTGGTACGGGCCCCGGAACCCGAGCGCGAGCGGTTGTTCGGGCCCACCCGTGCACGTACCCCGCAGACTCCGGTGGCGGCCCTGCCCGGACAGTCCACCGGGACCGGCCGGTTCGCCCGCGAGCCGGGGCCGTGCCCCGAGCCGGTACGGATCCTGCACGGACCGTTCGACGAACAGTGGCTGCTCCCCGACCACCGCCTGATCGACGCGGCCCGGCCCGAGCTGTGGCGGGTCGCCGACGACCACCAGGTCTTCCTGGTCGAGCACGGCCGGGTCCCCCAGGACACGGGCCCCGCCCTCTCGGTGACCGCACTGCTCCCCGACGGCCACTCCCCCGCGGGCCGGCCCGGCCGGATCCGTCCGCTGTACCGGCGCCCCGGCGGCGGTGAACCCAATCTGACTCCCGGGCTTCTCGCCCTGCTGCGTGCCCGCCACGGGGACACGGTCACCGCCGAGTCGGTCCTGGCCTGGATCCTTGCGGCGGCCCGCCGCACCCCGGCCGGCTGCGTGGTGCCGCTGCCCGCGGACACCGCACGCTGGTCGGCGGGGGTGGAGCTGGGGCAGGAGCTACTGCGGCTCCAGCTGCGCGGGGCGCGGGGCGGCGAGCGTCCCCGGCTGCCGGGCGGGCGCCGCCCCTATGTGCGGGCCGCCGTGCCGCCCGGCCCGTCGGAACTGTCGTACGACGCCGAGGAGCAGGTGCTGGCCCTCGGCTCCGGCCGCATCTCGCCGGTGCCCGCCGGTGCGTGGGAGTTCCAGGTGGGCGGCGTACGGATGCTGGAGCTGTGGTTCGGGCGCCGGACGGCGGTGTCCGGGGCGGACGGTCTGGAGGCCGTACTCCCCCGCACCTGGCCGCAGGAGTGGACCTCGGAGCTGCTGGAACTGATCACGCTGCTCGCCCTGCTCGCCGAACTGCGGCCCCGGCAGGACGAGCTGGCCGAGGGACCCGAGATCGGCGTACCCGAGCTACGGGCGGCGGGCGTACTGCCGGTGCCGGCCACCGCCCGGCGCCCCGCCTCCGTACTCGACCACCAGGAGGAGGGCCCGGACGGACAGTTCGCGCTGCTCTGA